A region from the Lolium perenne isolate Kyuss_39 chromosome 4, Kyuss_2.0, whole genome shotgun sequence genome encodes:
- the LOC127293087 gene encoding uncharacterized protein, which translates to MDSSNAQAEGSKPSAPQNPAMASCRKKKTDDATFLEDVKEHIDEFINASMDEHKTCFKKTISKMFGMSKIVTERSAAAAAKESEVESALPLQTSVSQ; encoded by the exons ATGGATTCCAGCAATGCACAGGCTGAAGGTTCAAAGCCATCTGCTCCCCAAAACCCCGCCATGGCTTCATGCCGGAAGAAGAAAACTGATGATGCTACCTTCCTTGAAGATGTGAAAGAGCACATCGACGAGTTCATCAACGCCTCCATGGACGAGCACAAGACCTGCTTCAAGAAGACCATTTCGAAG ATGTTTGGCATGTCGAAGATTGTTACGGAGCGgtccgcagcagcagcagcaaaggAATCTGAAGTCGAGAGTGCTTTGCCTCTTCAGACCAGCGTGTCCCAGTAG